The nucleotide window GAAGAACAGAATCTGTAGTTTCAAATATTCttgttacattacattacaccttatatgtcaaaaaataattttaggaattttcattttcaacatttGTTACATACTACtctgttaaaaataaataaataaaattacttcGTTAGATATTTTACTAAATGATaaatgcaagtttgaaatgatgAAAATCACATGCAATTAGCGGAAGCATCTTGAAGATAAGAGCATAAGTTAGCACGATGATTCTTAGCAAAATtgacctttttcttttttatagaaaagttatttcaattatttgttattGATAATTAACAAAtaccttcttctttttttttttttttgaggggggaatattttctgtttttctaaatctaattttttttttgggatttctgcgttttttataaatattttcttgGTAATGAATATTGACAGGAGAGAAAATAAAGAATATAAAGTTTTGATGAAATTCTACgttttttatgatattatgagtTTTGTGATGACTTTTCTGGATATTTGATGTATTTTGTaggtttttaattgtttttttatataaaaaataattgcataaaaaTGTTGacatttataacataaaggattaaatagaaggaaaaaaattaaattgttatctgaaatgaaattaagttaaaagacTAATTGTATAATTTTGCATATAATCAATTAGACTAACTCTAActtaatttaattagtttttttagggaacttaatttttattttttttggtcagatagtctagtggctggagctcacacattttaaatgtggaaaagtggggtgtctggggttcgaaccccagcccctacatataaaatgcatttgtccctaccaactgagctaagcttatgggacataattttttgtaagaaaaGTATGTAACTAACTTTTACCTCTCTAATATTTCTCTGCTGTATCGGTATATAAAACCAACAAATTTATCTAAAAACAATAATACCAATCATTAACAAATTCAATACCTTCCCtagaataataaaaacaaattcaataccatttttccaaaaaaaaaaaaacaagacaaattcaataatttttagTTATAAGGATTAAGCTAATGATTAATGCATAGCACAAATATCGTGCCACAACTTCTAtgtactactccctccgtcccaaattgtatgtcattttagaaaaaatatttgtcccaaattgtatgtcgctttacaataccaatgaaaaattaatgttatttttcctattatatccttaactatttattactctatctttttcatttccttcatttatctttcccatatcatttattgaggacaattttgtaaaacaactcataatatatttttcccacacaatattaattacattttttaatatgtgtgacaGAGGGAGTATTGGATAAGGTACTAAATAAGAATGGAAACTGTCTTCACTTCCAAGAGTCATGAACATGTTTTGTTGAACATGTTTTGTTGAACATGTGTAATTGAACtcaataattcaaaacaacataGAGCTTAACTGAAATGATGTCACGTGCACACTCACGTGGGACAATGTTGTTATCTTCAACCTTGCAATCGTGGTTCTGTCATGTGAATTCTTAGCTTAATTGCATCTCTTTTTTGTCATGTTTTGCTTCCTTAATGAAGGTAACCCTAAATGTAAATGTGCAACTTGGTGTCACTATAGTACTCTACTTGAATGTATGAAAGTACAAACAGATTTCTAAGTGTCTCTATTAATTATTTTCGTcctcaaatttgtttttaatcaattttggtcctcaaatttgtttttagaaagTCAATCTAatctttaaatatgtttttttttggtctagggCACTGGCCACATTGTTGGATAATTCATTCACAATAGGTAAATTTTACtccaattctttctttttcatgttTGATGCTTGTATCACATcatgatttgtttgttattcATGAATGTTTCATTGGTTAACCGTTGGATTATAGCTGAATCAAATCTTTCTCTTGCTATGATTTATTATAGGTTTAATAGCAGATTTAGCCCCTAACTTtttcaaagttgcgattttgatctctaagagaaaaaaaattacaaaaccgcCCCTTAAGTTTTGCAcctgtggcagttttggcccccaagaccaattttgactcggtctacgtTGATGTGGCACTCTAAGTGAGGTGgcacatgttatttattttttttgtcttggggGGCCAGaactgctacagttgcaaaacttagagGGCAATTTTGTAGTTATTTTTCTTAgagggtcaaaatcgcaacttcatAAAAGTTAGGGGGTGAAAACTGATATGTAAATGTAGTTGTTGTTCCGCACTTATAACTAGGCTAATGATAGTAGCATGCTTTTAGAGGTATGTTTTGATTGTCTTATTTGTGTCTATGTACTTGCATAAACACATGTGAGACTgtttaaaataacttataaaaataagttatgatatatcaataagttgttttccaacttattttttataagttctATCGGATAGCTTTTAAAATGGTTtggctttattttaacttttgttatataaatagttTATTTATAAACATTTAATTAAGTGGTTTATTCAAATAGGGCCTTGGCATATTGTTTGGTAGAGTTGATGGAAACTATTTATAATATGTGCATAATACAATGTTTATAGCttattttcattagttttttaggatagtttatgaaaacaacttatatcttacctgaaaataatttaatttaattttatcttttgttattgaaaaaCTTATATAATAAGTGTTTATGATGTAAGCAttcaattaagttgtttatttaaataGGGTCTTGGTCAAACTTTGAATTTGTTTAGGTTTGTTGAGCATTTGAGAGGCTCTAGTGATGAATTAATTTTTCCTAAAGATGAAGCCCCCTTTGGGGATTGTCTTGCATTGCATCCATCGATGAAGACAGCTTAAGAAAGAACCAATGCAGTTGGATATGTAGTAGAGCATTTGGACAAGATCACATCCTGGGCATAAGAAATGAggtataaatttttaatttgctATCATCATTTTAATGTATGCTTTTTCCAACACCTAACTTATGCTTTTTGTCCGTATTTTATTAGCTATACCCGGTGAAATCATCATTTGGTGCACTAATTTGAAAGCatcattttaaaaagtattcCACAATGAGAGTGGTTCTCAAAAGATTATTCTTAGATTTGATTCTTATGTAATGTGAGACTTTTTTATGTACCGAAACAAAATCTTATTATTCAGCCATTACCATTACCAGTGGTACTAAAATACCGCtagtctaaaataaattatcttgTGGACCCATTATCTCGGTACACATTACGGTCACACTTTCAGATCATTTGGATCGCGTagagaattattttaaatttttaaagtatATAGTGTAATATTTTGATGATCAACTTTATTCTTAAtgcctttaaaaaaaactttatgtttAATGCTTATtacaacataattttatttttttttatcctccaccctaaaaaaaattgtatttatatattatagattATTTAGTCCACCcgaactttttttttctatctaaCTCTCCCACTAACCATTACAGTGCTAACTATGTAAAGACAAATTGTGTGTTATTTCTCTAGAGAAGCATGTTAAGTCACAATTTATTGTTTTCGGTGAAGACAAATTTTGCCCTCGTTTCATGTCATGTTAAAACTAAATTTCATCGtaacaatttttaaacaaactAGTCAAGTATTCATTCACTATCAATTTGAAAGTTAAAATTGAACTTGCATGAATTTCATGGAATTGCATGTTGCCTTTAAAATTGAACTTGCTATTTGGGgtcttttggtttacccccttatgaaatatttttttggagattccccctgtaaaataaagattctttggTTTACACCCCCACAGCCAACAGCCAGCATCTGACTGGATAAATTAGATGATGTGGCGTGCtgacatgatatttttttattattttattttttaaaatttacacgtggcataatttaaaaaaaacaaaaaagaaaaataaaaaaaatacaaaaaatctttttaatttgaaaaaaatctgaactttttttaatttctattttttctattttttgtttttttaaaacccccagatttttttctattttttattttgataattaaatttcaaaacttttaaatatctttttaatttaaaataaaatctgaattttttttattttttaaatttcgaaaaaaaccccaagattttaaaaaaaaaaatcatattttttttatttttataattaaatttcagaacttttaaatatattttcacttaaaaaaatcagaatttaattttttaaatttcggAATAAAAACTCCCAGATATTTAAAAGTAGAGAAAAAatcgaaattaaaaaaatctgaatgtttttaaaaaatatggggtttttttcgaaatttaaaaaattaatttggattttattttaaattaagaagatATTTAAAAGTtctgaaatttaattatcaaaataaaaaatagaaaaaaatctgaatgtttttaaataatctgggggttttaaaaaaacaaaaaatagaaaaaaaaattgaaattaaaaaaagttcagatttttttcaaaataaaaagattttttgtatttttattattattattattatttttaaaaattatgccacgtggaaattttaaaaaataaaataataaaaaaatatcatgtcaGCACGCCACGTCATCTAATTTATCCAGTCAGATGCTGACTGTTGGCTGTGGGGGTGTAAACCaatgaatctttattttacagggggaaatctccaagttttttttcttcataggggggggtaaaccaaaagacccccaaatggcagggggataaaagcctattaaccctatCTTAATTTTGGCATTATTTTGCATATTATTGATTTTGGTCTTAAACaagattgttattattattatattgtatGCTATTTGTTTATGCCAGAAGACAATTTTAATGATAGTTTACATTGTATCCTAaagtttttgttgtttataaCTTATCATTCTTAAcctttgtttttgttcttctcAAACATTACGTTTATGGAATCCAAATGAATGGCTATGTTGAGCTTGAAAGGAAGAAGCACAGAAAATACTTGGAtaactttaaatttttatgaCTTTGGTGACATTAGTAtattttagatgagagagaTTGGATAATCACATGAAATCGATATATCCCATAATGCTTGATCAACTAGTTGCAGGAGGATTGGTTTGTAGTTTGATTTGTATCTATTTGCACAATAAGCCAATTAGAAGTTCAATGTGGAAATCAATATAAGTTGATAGAATCAATTTACTACTATCAAGTGTTTCTATTAGTTCACACATATTTATTTGTCAGGAAAATGTTGTAAAGGAGTGTAAATATAATTAAGAGGAAGCAGGAATTATTTCGAATATTCAATTCGATACTCAAATAAGTAAGTTTACAATTACCTCACTTTTGCCGAATCAACTCAAAATTAGTTCAATACTCAGTTAAATGGCGTTGAATTTGATTCATGactaaattatttgaatttgagCTAAAAATGAGCTATGTAAAATTCAATTCCTTTGGTTCATGATGTTGACAAAACTTGTTTTGCTGTTCTCACAGGGCCAAAACTATTGGTGCTATTTTACTATGATTCGAAATTTCcacaaaattttatattagaAAATGAAGGCAAGAAAAGCAAGCCTTTTAAAAATGCTATTCTAATTTTATTCTAGTGTCTTGAACACCCTTTGTTATAacttgttaaataaaaatatcaaatggaGAAGTTGAAAGCTTCAAGTTGATTCCTCTTAAGCAAGTATGAAGTCATTCACaagaatcaatttttcaaaCCAAATTGAGCAATCGTGATCATTGACTTCCTAACCGACTCTATTTAATGGGATAAAactttattgttgttgttgtgatcatTGACTTCCTAACCGACTCTATTTAATGGGATAAAacctgattgttgttgttgtgatcatTGACTTCCTGTTTTAACACAGATATATGTCACACTATTGTATTATATTTACAAATATCtatatagtaaaataattaatgactataaaaaaaaaaaaattacactctTAGGCAATGATTATTGAGttcttttttattctaaaaagaGCTTAAGAGTAGGAGATTGCTCCTCATACAAAAAAGCATGTACCAAGCATTCCCATGTTGTTGAGTTTCTTGGTTATCATTGTCATTCATGCATATAAaaagttcaaacttcaaagagAGATTATCTTAAGTAGTAGGTAGTATAAACAAATTGGTTAATTTAATAGTCCTTTTCACCATCAACTtcgatacatatttttttggccttttttgtcaaaaattagTGAGAAAGGATCTTATGGaacattaaatattttgttcaaaGAAGAGCAAAATCTTTGACATTATAGATTTCATGCTATCATAGTTAATTACGGCGGTTTGACATTCTAGTTGCAATTTCAACCACTTCAAAAATGTGGACAAAACTAAGGTCCaaattccaaatcatttttcatatatttatttatgaaaaatgttaagaAGTGCACTAAGGGCATTGtttaagcatataaaagtagtaatttttgcATTGCAAATTGTACGGTTATGActttaataaatatttgatttgtattttcaaaacataatttctttttgtggATTCTTTAAACAAAGCCATcaggacacttgttaacaagaccctttatttatttaccatTCCACCaataacaattttattaaaagaaaaataaaagagaccAATGTTAAGATTCATGTCCACCTGaagtggaaaaaaaaagtacatacaACCATTAATTAACACATACCACACATCTACGAAGCATTCATACAAACATGGACACCAGATACTAATTGATCAACACTGATTATTAAATGTAACCACATGTGTTGATGTTAGACATTGACACATAAAAATACCGAACTCGTCTTCAATTCGATGTGTCGGTGTGACTATTTTCACAATATAACTAATAAACCATGGAACTATACTACTCATAAATTTTACAAACAAGTAAAATTAAATGTGACAAAAGGaatgaaattgaaaacaacTCTACACATACAAAACTAAACATAGCTAAAGTTCAAGGGAAGTGATCAAACCCTAAAACACCCTTAAGCACATCAACTAGCTGAAGTGGAGCAGTTAGTTGAGGAAAATGTCCAAAAGTGTCAATTACTTCCAATGTAACTTTCCCTTTAATTTTCTTCTCCATGTAAAGAGCTACACTATATGGAACAACCATGTCACTAGAGGTTTGAATAATTGTGCATGGAGTTTCAACTTTCTCAAGTATATCTCTATAGTCATGGCAAAACACTGTTTTGGCTAAGGACAATGGAACTTCATTTCTCATTTTGTTCAAACACTCTCTGAATTTGATCACTGATGGTTCATCATTTGGATCCACTACATTTGTGGAGAAATAAGAAACCCAATTTTCATAGTTGGATTCTATGTTCTTCAATAAATTATCAATATCTGAGCTTGTAAATCCTCCCTCATAGTCATCTGTATTTATATATCTGTATATTATATTGTCAATATGTTAGAagcattaaaattttattcttGAGAATTAAAAATtgctaaatattaaaaataaacatctttccttaaaaaaaaaaaaaaaaaaaaagataaacatctTAGGTTCGAGTaagttattgaaaaaataaataatattccatcacatcattttattttaacattttattttattgaaaaaaaacatataatactttatttaaaacatatgtaaatatctatatattattaaaacatACAAGCAAATGTCTCtgtaagcttagctcagttggtaagaacaatgcataatatatgcaaggtctgataTTCGAATTctggacaccacaaaaaaaacatacaaacaaatatCTAAATTGTTTGAAGTTCTGCATACttaatcatcaacatataagaTGATTCAACGGTTGaattaattgatttaatttatcTTCTACGAAGAATTGATGAAGATGTGAGTATGTTAAATTTAATATCTGATGTCAAGTGTGATGTTAAATTTAATATCTGATGTCAAGTGTGATCAGATCCTTACTTAAAAATGAgtatataaatttatacatataaaaagatataatttataataataaccaTGTGAAATGTGTCTATCTTAgagaagagaaataatatttgtacaaccactttgtgacaactttctctctcatacttccattatcattttattctttctcttcctttttctctctccattgtttttatccaatgaaaaaagaaaaaaaaaattatcaccaaaaattatatgaaatggataatcaaatatcaatactCCTCGGAGAAATAGGGTTTCATGATACCAAAtgtttttaatgacaccaaaaGTTGACAtctctatttttaatattttttttctcaaatcaTACATAATCTTTCCTAGCTGTACCTAAAAGGTTCTTTTTGTTGGTTATGAAAACATAGATAATTATAAACATGTGGAAGAAATTTCTTTGGATTTATACAAGGAAATGTCTTGGCCGGCTAATTGGTGGTTCAAATTTCAAAAGGAGGAATCTTCCAATCAGATTTTATCAAAAGTTTGTGACGAAATGATTATAGTGATGTGAGTGGGGAAAGAAAATGaagttttcttatttttatgtgTTAGTTATAGCATGTGGATCActctatattttattatttttatccgTAGATGAAGTTACAAACATCAAGTAAAAACTCTCatacttacaaaaaaaaaaaaaaatacttgattTTTCCTTTTGCATTGGTTTTCGATCTATTAATGATGAGCGACTAATCTGACTCATGCGTACGTGCACCGGCCAAATATTGTTCTTCCTAAGAATCGAATCCGATATTTCTCAAATATATTCTtgcaaggagctccttgccactgagCCTAAAcaacttgattaaaaaaataataattaaataaatcttgATTTTGTACTTAGATAAAGTCTAATTTAGGAGTTGAAATTTATTTGATGGTGTTGTCTTCGTGGATGTTGAAGGTAGGGCTTAGTTATGTGTTGTGTGTATGGATGTTTTTCATGGTTTTTATTTTGAGTGTTCTACCTATATACAACGTTTATTTGTAGTCTATGAATCACCagtttttgtttatattgaaCAGAGATttgattattaaataaattttaaaaaaaaattacgaaaaaTCTTTAACCTAACGATCTTAGCATTATCTATTGAGTTAGACATTACAACCACTATATgcttattttattcattaatttttatgGATGATAGAACCAGCCGCATCAAACTCATACAACATAGAACAAGGGTACATAAACATTTTGTCTCCCCTCTCACCCAATCCTACTGACATCATATGTTTTGGTTGGTTCATTTCAATACAGAAAAACAACTGTATTAAAAATTTAGCCACCAAAATCTTAAGAACAGATATACTTGGTCTCTgaatttaatgaaattttaatttactttttagattaaAATTCTCTTTTATATTGGTCTTCTTTCAAGAACAATATTTCAGTGACTAAATTAACTCACTCAAAAGAATTAATATGAAgagtattttaaattttattaatttgaggtataacaaattattttataccTATGTATAATTTGAAGatctaaattaataaaaaaaaaaaattacagttgCTAAACTAGAGatttaataaaaaggaaaacaattaCTTTGGTTGGGGTATGATTTATATATCCTTAACTTATATGTACTATTACAAGTGGCCTAGTTCATTTGGCATGAGGTGTTGTCTTATCTCCATCACATCTATATTGTAATATTCTTACAGGGATGGAAGTCCTAGGCAGTATTTTGGGAAGAAATTATTCCAATTCCCTAAAATTTAAACTAATATacaaggaattttttttattataatactaCAAGGAAGCATTTCATttcaagttaaaataaaataccatttcatttcaatgctaaattaaattaaaatatatagataATGAAATTAGTGAGACAAATAataagtacaaaaaaaaaaatgacaaatgtta belongs to Medicago truncatula cultivar Jemalong A17 chromosome 6, MtrunA17r5.0-ANR, whole genome shotgun sequence and includes:
- the LOC11427488 gene encoding strigolactone esterase D14 yields the protein MEPNTKPNMLEQQHNHLSTLLNARTLGTGTETIVFAHGYGTDQSIWDKITPYFTEKNYRVVLFDWPFSGAIKDQNLYNPSKYSSLDAFADDLISLLDQMELKVVTFVGHSMSGMISCLASIKRPQLFKRLILVGASPRYINTDDYEGGFTSSDIDNLLKNIESNYENWVSYFSTNVVDPNDEPSVIKFRECLNKMRNEVPLSLAKTVFCHDYRDILEKVETPCTIIQTSSDMVVPYSVALYMEKKIKGKVTLEVIDTFGHFPQLTAPLQLVDVLKGVLGFDHFP